In Venenivibrio stagnispumantis, a single window of DNA contains:
- a CDS encoding citrate/2-methylcitrate synthase, producing the protein MSRPDYLLFDRNTKAIFWNLNTTAIQRMLDYDYVVGRSPSIAAIVAPTAERTFEKFFYGTKEIIIPIYKSTKEAAKFHPEADVLLNFASFRTAYNVTLEAFDIPTIRTIVITAEGIPERYAREMRIRAKQLGKWIIGPATVGGIAPGAFRIANTGGTIENIIQSKLHRPGSVGLVTRSGGLFNELSNIIARNADGLAEGIAIGGDRFPGSDFLDHLVRFEQNPQVKFMILLGEVGGELEYKVAEAVKNGLIKKPVIGWCIGTISKFFGGEVQFGHAGAKAGADRETADAKNRALKEAGVHVPNNFNELPHVIKGIYEMLLGEGKIQPIQEPEVPPIPEDLSKAIREGKVRKPTNFICTISDDRGEEATYCGVPISEVIEKGLSIADVIGLLWFKKKFPEWASGFIDMVIRVVADHGPAVAGAHNVKVTARAGKDLMSSLVTGILAIGPRFGGAIDGAAKYFKMAKEKNMSPNEFVEYMKNVEKIPIPGIGHRIKSTKNPDKRVELLKSYAFKNFPSTDLLQYALEVEKVTTSKKENLILNVDGTIGVLLVDMFRALGYTEEEIDELINAGAFNAFFVLGRSIGFIGHYLDEKRLDMPLYRHPTDDILYDVKRPEGI; encoded by the coding sequence ATGAGCAGACCAGATTATTTATTATTTGACAGAAACACAAAAGCTATTTTCTGGAATTTAAACACAACAGCAATTCAAAGAATGCTTGATTATGATTATGTTGTAGGAAGGTCTCCAAGTATTGCTGCAATTGTAGCACCTACAGCAGAAAGAACATTTGAAAAATTTTTCTACGGAACAAAAGAGATAATTATCCCAATTTATAAATCAACAAAAGAAGCAGCTAAATTTCATCCTGAAGCTGATGTTTTATTAAATTTTGCATCATTTAGAACTGCTTATAATGTTACATTGGAAGCCTTTGATATACCAACAATAAGAACAATAGTTATAACTGCAGAAGGTATTCCGGAAAGATATGCAAGGGAAATGAGAATAAGAGCGAAACAACTTGGTAAATGGATAATCGGGCCTGCAACAGTTGGTGGCATAGCACCAGGAGCATTCAGAATAGCAAACACCGGTGGAACAATAGAAAATATTATTCAATCTAAATTACATAGACCGGGTTCAGTTGGTCTTGTTACAAGGTCTGGTGGATTATTCAATGAGCTTTCCAACATAATAGCAAGGAATGCAGATGGACTTGCAGAGGGTATAGCAATCGGTGGTGATAGATTTCCAGGTTCTGACTTTTTAGACCATTTAGTTAGATTTGAGCAAAATCCACAAGTTAAATTTATGATATTACTTGGAGAAGTAGGTGGAGAACTTGAATATAAAGTAGCAGAAGCTGTTAAAAATGGTTTAATAAAGAAACCGGTTATCGGTTGGTGTATAGGAACAATATCTAAATTCTTCGGTGGAGAAGTCCAGTTTGGGCACGCAGGAGCAAAAGCCGGAGCAGACAGAGAAACTGCAGATGCAAAAAATAGAGCATTAAAAGAAGCAGGAGTTCATGTTCCTAATAACTTTAATGAACTTCCTCATGTAATAAAAGGAATATATGAAATGCTTCTCGGAGAAGGAAAAATTCAACCTATACAGGAGCCGGAAGTTCCACCAATACCGGAAGATTTATCAAAAGCTATAAGAGAAGGAAAAGTAAGAAAACCAACAAACTTTATATGCACAATTTCGGATGATAGAGGAGAAGAAGCTACATATTGTGGAGTTCCTATAAGTGAAGTTATAGAAAAAGGTTTATCTATAGCCGATGTTATTGGTTTATTGTGGTTTAAAAAGAAATTCCCTGAATGGGCTTCAGGTTTCATAGATATGGTTATAAGAGTTGTAGCAGACCACGGACCGGCAGTAGCAGGAGCTCACAATGTAAAAGTTACAGCAAGAGCCGGTAAAGATTTAATGTCTTCACTTGTAACAGGTATATTGGCGATAGGGCCAAGATTTGGTGGAGCTATTGATGGAGCTGCTAAATATTTTAAAATGGCAAAAGAGAAAAATATGTCTCCAAATGAATTTGTTGAATATATGAAAAATGTAGAAAAAATACCTATACCGGGAATAGGACATAGAATAAAATCTACAAAAAATCCGGATAAAAGGGTAGAGCTTCTTAAATCTTATGCATTTAAAAATTTCCCATCAACAGATTTATTACAATATGCCCTTGAAGTAGAAAAAGTTACAACTTCTAAGAAAGAAAACTTAATTCTTAATGTTGATGGTACAATAGGAGTTCTTCTTGTTGATATGTTTAGAGCCCTTGGTTATACAGAAGAAGAGATAGATGAACTTATAAATGCCGGAGCATTTAATGCATTCTTTGTTCTCGGTAGGTCAATAGGATTCATAGGACATTATCTTGATGAAAAACGCCTTGATATGCCATTATACAGACATCCAACAGATGATATCCTTTATGATGTAAAAAGACCTGAAGGTATATAA